In the Orenia marismortui DSM 5156 genome, one interval contains:
- a CDS encoding glycoside hydrolase family 16 protein, translated as MLKIKGKSFFILLLIWIIMILSGCTEETSGGGGNIDQQYTLTINIEHSLDSTFQVEVYKEGEMITSDEGDLVQFRLSNGNYTIKIYNKSHTKIRDILINGSNERIDISFSQISIPPDNWKPGAGWVLDWRDEFDSPTLDSSNWTRQVLPVETTYKFNKEWQAYTDSSENSYIQMQEDNSDGVLVIEAKYNGNGLDRGNFTSARVITNEKVEYKYGKIAARIKVPKGQGIWPAFWMLGTNISETGGTVDWPYCGEIDIMEKIGGNNSKEQTVHGTVHFANQLNEWQYIGGSKALSEYLSNDYHVYEVEWSSDLIIWKLDGVEYHRQDMSDPMFDEFEAPFYILLNVAVGGEWPGYPDSTTNFPQKMYIDWVRVYQ; from the coding sequence ATGCTTAAGATTAAGGGGAAATCATTTTTTATATTACTTTTAATTTGGATAATTATGATTTTAAGTGGTTGTACTGAAGAAACTAGTGGTGGAGGAGGTAATATTGATCAACAATATACCTTGACTATTAATATTGAGCATAGTTTAGATTCTACTTTCCAAGTAGAGGTTTATAAAGAGGGAGAAATGATTACTAGTGATGAAGGAGATTTAGTTCAATTCAGATTAAGTAATGGGAATTATACTATAAAGATATATAATAAATCTCATACTAAAATTAGAGATATTTTAATTAATGGTAGTAACGAAAGGATAGACATAAGCTTTTCACAAATATCGATTCCACCGGATAATTGGAAGCCTGGTGCTGGTTGGGTTCTTGATTGGAGAGATGAATTTGATTCTCCAACATTAGACTCCTCTAACTGGACTCGGCAAGTACTTCCGGTAGAAACAACATACAAATTCAATAAGGAATGGCAGGCTTATACTGATAGTTCTGAAAACTCTTATATCCAAATGCAGGAAGATAATAGTGATGGTGTACTTGTAATTGAAGCAAAGTATAATGGTAATGGTCTTGATAGAGGTAATTTTACCTCAGCAAGAGTGATCACTAATGAGAAAGTAGAATATAAGTATGGAAAGATAGCTGCCAGAATTAAAGTTCCAAAAGGGCAAGGGATTTGGCCAGCATTTTGGATGCTTGGTACAAATATTAGTGAAACTGGTGGAACAGTTGATTGGCCTTACTGTGGTGAAATCGATATCATGGAAAAAATAGGAGGTAATAATTCTAAAGAGCAGACAGTCCATGGAACGGTTCATTTTGCCAATCAATTAAATGAATGGCAATATATAGGTGGGTCTAAGGCTCTGTCAGAATATTTATCTAATGATTACCATGTCTATGAAGTAGAGTGGAGTTCTGATTTAATTATCTGGAAATTAGATGGTGTTGAATACCATAGACAAGATATGAGTGATCCTATGTTTGATGAATTTGAAGCACCATTTTATATACTTTTAAATGTGGCAGTAGGTGGAGAGTGGCCAGGTTATCCTGATTCTACAACAAATTTTCCACAGAAGATGTATATTGATTGGGTAAGAGTATATCAATAA
- a CDS encoding carboxypeptidase regulatory-like domain-containing protein has product MKRLPILMILLIGLLVFAGCSSDDNDTNNALEYTLTVNVADSSGAVEGATVTIDGTTATTDANGIAQVVLTDGNYTVEVSATGYETVTEAVVIDGDGSSKDITLTESTDGGSTDNSTNLITNGDFETELGSEWETWSDAGAVSLAIGNGELVADVTATGGNTYDPKLFQSGITLVDGTDYILRFDARADVARDIVVNIGEQLDADPWFNDIGGNHIKSLNTEMQTYTVEFTADMSVATTGDLIFELGTGEATKFYIDNVSLKEVQAQKPAEYMLTTTVRDSSDSVIEGATVTVDGIDSTTDANGVATFTLSDGTYTVDVSASGYETTSQSLTINGADNSLDFSLTTATSTGTTDGTVTLDGEDWTIWSEGRTTATVESGAVELDVNEVGDAFWKTQFYKEGITVPGAGRYLVTFEAKSNVPRDIRLEVAPTGAAVSPGQFDFRLTDTMQTYQASFEFSGLTTAPLYKLNFCLGAISDASLASTVTIDNVKVTSGTALSTSSLTVNLTDGTAALEGATVSIKQTNTATPLTTDALGNAVFNLENRQYTVEANLAGYQKASKTIVLSGDTTINLTLEEIQATTDPVYLYATDGIPSGAIDLVGSLDTWGTGTTQNLSYADDTDYNPCISIQYGSGWGNVLAYNEIEAGSLAGYDTMKLKVKTSDYPMILVQLTGADTPEFPYDLTTSDSNYTIIDLGNGWKELTIDLARYGDLSGVTQLAIHNNSADQTAGMEILLTDIYFESAQ; this is encoded by the coding sequence ATGAAGAGATTACCTATTTTAATGATCTTATTAATAGGGTTATTGGTTTTTGCTGGATGTAGTAGTGATGATAATGATACAAATAATGCTCTTGAGTATACATTAACAGTAAATGTTGCAGATTCTAGTGGTGCAGTTGAAGGTGCTACAGTAACAATTGATGGAACAACTGCTACAACAGATGCAAATGGTATAGCTCAAGTGGTATTAACAGACGGAAATTATACAGTAGAGGTAAGTGCTACTGGTTATGAAACTGTTACTGAAGCTGTAGTTATTGATGGAGACGGTAGCAGTAAAGACATAACATTAACTGAGAGTACTGATGGTGGTTCTACAGATAACTCTACAAACTTAATTACAAATGGAGACTTTGAAACAGAACTAGGAAGTGAATGGGAAACTTGGAGTGATGCAGGAGCAGTATCACTTGCAATAGGAAATGGAGAATTAGTAGCAGATGTAACAGCTACTGGTGGAAATACTTATGATCCAAAGTTATTTCAATCTGGAATAACATTAGTAGATGGAACTGATTATATACTTAGATTTGATGCAAGAGCAGATGTAGCAAGAGATATTGTAGTTAATATTGGAGAACAGCTTGATGCAGATCCTTGGTTCAATGATATAGGAGGAAATCACATTAAGAGTTTGAATACAGAAATGCAGACATATACTGTAGAGTTTACTGCAGATATGAGTGTAGCAACTACAGGAGATTTAATATTTGAACTAGGAACAGGTGAAGCAACAAAATTCTATATTGATAATGTTTCACTAAAAGAAGTTCAAGCACAAAAACCAGCAGAATATATGTTAACAACAACTGTTAGAGATTCTAGTGATAGTGTAATTGAGGGGGCAACAGTAACAGTTGATGGAATAGATTCTACAACAGATGCAAATGGTGTAGCTACATTTACATTGTCAGATGGAACTTATACAGTAGATGTAAGTGCTAGTGGCTATGAGACTACTTCTCAATCGTTGACTATTAATGGAGCAGATAATTCTTTAGACTTCTCTTTAACTACAGCAACAAGTACTGGAACAACAGATGGAACAGTTACATTAGATGGTGAAGATTGGACAATTTGGTCAGAAGGAAGAACAACAGCTACAGTAGAAAGTGGAGCGGTAGAATTAGATGTTAATGAAGTAGGAGATGCATTTTGGAAGACACAGTTTTATAAAGAAGGTATAACAGTACCAGGAGCAGGAAGATATCTAGTTACATTTGAGGCAAAGTCAAATGTGCCAAGAGATATTAGATTAGAAGTAGCACCAACAGGTGCAGCTGTATCACCAGGACAATTTGATTTTCGCTTAACAGATACAATGCAGACTTATCAAGCAAGTTTTGAATTTTCTGGACTCACAACAGCTCCCCTTTATAAACTTAACTTTTGTTTAGGAGCAATAAGTGATGCAAGTCTAGCATCTACTGTAACAATAGATAATGTAAAAGTAACATCAGGTACAGCATTATCAACATCATCGTTGACAGTAAATCTAACAGATGGGACAGCCGCATTAGAGGGAGCAACTGTATCAATTAAGCAGACTAATACAGCAACTCCACTAACAACAGATGCTTTAGGAAATGCAGTGTTCAATTTAGAGAATAGACAATATACTGTAGAAGCAAATTTAGCAGGATATCAAAAAGCTTCAAAAACTATAGTATTATCAGGGGACACAACTATCAATCTTACATTAGAAGAAATTCAAGCAACAACAGATCCAGTATATTTATATGCAACTGATGGAATTCCAAGTGGTGCTATAGATTTAGTAGGTAGCTTAGATACTTGGGGTACAGGAACAACACAAAATCTCTCTTATGCAGATGATACAGATTATAACCCTTGTATAAGCATTCAATATGGTTCTGGTTGGGGTAATGTACTAGCCTATAATGAGATTGAAGCAGGTTCATTAGCAGGTTATGATACAATGAAGCTTAAAGTTAAAACAAGTGATTATCCAATGATTTTAGTACAATTAACAGGAGCCGATACACCAGAGTTTCCATATGATTTGACTACTTCAGATAGTAACTATACAATAATAGATTTAGGGAACGGGTGGAAAGAGCTTACTATTGATTTAGCTCGTTATGGAGATTTATCAGGAGTTACTCAACTAGCAATACACAATAATTCGGCAGATCAAACAGCAGGTATGGAAATATTATTAACAGATATTTATTTTGAATCTGCTCAGTAG
- a CDS encoding porin family protein, with amino-acid sequence MKKISLLLTFLLVFSLALPAFAETEIEFDGGLWLTFDEFTEVDGNPWYSMNGNTNIFGTGDWKQSTTDNPNDNREKFESKILLNTKITVDDTVTINAGFESLTDEFNGYPNGTGATRVQETPTVRDNSPVQLRDLTLTADTKYAKIIATNNFNYNFNERVLATQFEDNWGEMTPYGEGILVQTDIAGVATQGFVFQTSKGTPGTASSAGDDIIVNEHDTFKKADKLIYGADLKKDLAKGKLGALIINTHDKSSDEQGENFDKDLDNLHLVINGDYYLTDKVTLNGEFITAKYGDDVTEVINVQNIPWHTPAYDLSGQGAKEDTDIFEVGATVNPLPNLKVNTFYKNVGEDYIAVIGADHDMDSWFGDANFNYGDGTGYEKGLGLNASYDLKTMFNPTVTLDLTNYEMTRSQLNGDEDDTETEVEAGVSFGDGPWSLGASYRVMTRENDNFDVDMEYNDFNVNGSYKLVDDERLTADLHGDINYYTGDDKAIDQNFSTETRFKVGAGSSYKLNEFVTLTTSYDFGYATEDNDVIKDASGRQHLIKLGASYKITENSSFSLMYKYDNYNLDRDATADDLVNSVYKKEAEHQWYDGAESWEHGPENYAWNNWPNTSTIAPNYSGYTTHEIKATYNVNF; translated from the coding sequence ATGAAAAAGATTTCCTTATTACTTACTTTTTTATTAGTTTTTTCATTAGCACTACCTGCATTTGCAGAGACAGAAATCGAATTTGATGGGGGATTATGGTTGACTTTTGATGAATTTACAGAAGTTGATGGAAATCCTTGGTATTCTATGAATGGTAACACTAATATATTTGGGACTGGTGACTGGAAACAGTCTACAACTGATAATCCAAATGATAATCGAGAGAAATTTGAAAGCAAGATATTATTAAATACTAAAATTACAGTAGATGATACTGTAACAATCAATGCTGGATTTGAATCACTTACAGATGAGTTTAATGGTTATCCTAATGGTACAGGAGCTACTAGAGTACAAGAGACTCCAACTGTAAGAGATAATTCTCCAGTTCAGTTAAGAGATTTAACTCTTACTGCAGATACTAAATATGCTAAAATAATTGCTACTAATAATTTCAACTATAATTTTAATGAAAGAGTTCTTGCTACTCAATTTGAAGATAACTGGGGAGAAATGACTCCTTATGGTGAAGGGATATTGGTACAGACTGATATAGCTGGAGTGGCTACACAGGGATTTGTCTTCCAAACAAGTAAGGGTACTCCTGGTACTGCAAGTAGTGCTGGAGATGACATAATAGTTAATGAGCATGATACATTTAAGAAAGCAGATAAATTAATTTATGGTGCAGATTTGAAGAAGGATTTGGCTAAAGGAAAGCTTGGGGCTCTTATTATAAATACTCATGATAAAAGTTCTGATGAACAAGGAGAGAACTTTGATAAAGACCTTGATAATTTACATTTAGTTATTAATGGTGATTATTATTTAACAGATAAGGTTACTTTAAATGGTGAATTTATTACTGCTAAATATGGTGATGATGTAACAGAAGTTATTAATGTGCAGAATATTCCATGGCATACACCAGCTTATGATTTAAGCGGCCAAGGAGCTAAGGAAGATACTGATATATTTGAGGTTGGTGCTACTGTAAATCCATTACCTAATTTAAAGGTTAATACTTTTTATAAGAATGTAGGAGAAGATTATATAGCTGTAATTGGAGCAGATCATGATATGGATTCTTGGTTTGGAGATGCTAATTTCAATTATGGAGATGGTACAGGGTATGAGAAAGGTTTAGGTTTGAATGCTAGTTATGATTTAAAGACAATGTTTAATCCAACAGTTACTTTAGATTTAACTAATTATGAAATGACTAGAAGCCAATTAAATGGTGACGAAGATGATACTGAGACAGAGGTTGAAGCTGGTGTATCCTTTGGTGATGGTCCTTGGAGTCTAGGTGCTTCATATAGAGTTATGACTAGAGAGAATGATAACTTTGATGTAGATATGGAATATAATGATTTTAATGTAAATGGCTCATATAAGTTGGTTGATGATGAAAGATTAACTGCAGATTTACATGGTGATATTAATTACTATACTGGTGATGATAAGGCTATTGATCAGAACTTCTCTACTGAAACTCGTTTTAAAGTAGGGGCAGGAAGTAGTTATAAATTAAATGAATTTGTTACTTTAACTACTAGCTATGATTTCGGTTATGCAACAGAGGATAATGATGTGATAAAAGATGCTAGTGGTAGACAACATTTAATTAAATTAGGAGCTAGCTATAAGATTACTGAAAATAGTAGCTTTAGTTTAATGTATAAATACGATAATTATAATTTAGATAGAGATGCTACTGCAGATGATTTAGTAAATTCAGTGTATAAAAAAGAAGCAGAGCATCAATGGTATGATGGTGCAGAAAGTTGGGAACATGGACCAGAGAATTATGCATGGAATAATTGGCCTAATACTAGTACAATTGCTCCAAACTATAGTGGCTATACAACACATGAGATTAAAGCTACTTATAACGTAAACTTCTAA
- a CDS encoding LacI family DNA-binding transcriptional regulator, which translates to MSSNKSVNIYTIAEEAGVSKSTVSRVLNNKSDVSKKTREKVLKVMKEFNYLPSKLARSLATNKTQTIGLIIPDIANPFFSEYIKGAEKKVIEEDYNLMLCSSHWTAKEELREIKMLREGIVDGVLMIGGGIDISESYLEFLEESSIPIVFIDRRVDSDNIPSVNVDNCKAAYKATNYLLELGHRKIACVKGPDVLQSSRDRVKGYEKALADFEIDYRLIKSGYFNGEDSHQATCEILKNHREVTAIFYANDAMALGGIRAIKEFGLQIPEDISIVGCDDLDIISLITPPLTTLKQPRYEMGYVGMEMLMNKIDDKLIIDSSKDIVYDMELIKRESVISLNKL; encoded by the coding sequence ATGTCTAGCAATAAAAGTGTAAATATATATACTATTGCAGAGGAAGCTGGAGTATCAAAAAGTACAGTATCTAGAGTTTTAAATAATAAATCTGATGTTAGTAAAAAAACAAGAGAAAAGGTTTTAAAAGTGATGAAAGAGTTTAATTACTTGCCTAGTAAATTGGCAAGAAGTTTAGCTACTAATAAGACTCAAACGATTGGTTTGATAATACCTGATATAGCTAATCCTTTTTTCTCAGAATATATTAAAGGTGCCGAAAAGAAGGTTATTGAAGAGGATTATAATCTAATGTTATGTAGTAGTCATTGGACTGCTAAAGAAGAACTAAGAGAGATTAAAATGCTAAGAGAGGGAATAGTAGATGGAGTTTTGATGATTGGTGGCGGGATAGATATATCTGAATCCTATCTTGAATTTTTGGAAGAGAGCAGCATACCAATTGTATTTATAGATAGAAGAGTTGATTCTGATAATATACCTTCAGTTAATGTTGATAATTGTAAAGCTGCTTATAAAGCTACTAACTATCTTTTGGAATTGGGACATAGAAAGATAGCTTGTGTCAAAGGTCCAGATGTTTTACAATCTTCTCGAGATCGAGTGAAGGGGTATGAGAAGGCATTAGCTGATTTTGAGATAGACTATCGACTAATTAAATCGGGTTATTTTAATGGGGAAGACTCACATCAAGCTACTTGTGAAATCTTGAAGAATCATAGAGAAGTAACAGCAATTTTTTATGCTAATGATGCAATGGCTTTAGGTGGTATTCGGGCTATCAAGGAATTTGGTCTGCAAATACCGGAAGATATTTCTATAGTTGGTTGTGATGATTTAGATATAATTTCTTTAATAACACCTCCATTAACTACTCTTAAACAGCCTAGATATGAAATGGGATATGTAGGAATGGAAATGTTAATGAATAAAATAGATGATAAATTAATAATAGATAGCTCTAAAGATATAGTCTATGATATGGAATTAATTAAAAGAGAATCTGTAATCTCTTTAAATAAACTTTAG